The following are from one region of the Arachis duranensis cultivar V14167 chromosome 10, aradu.V14167.gnm2.J7QH, whole genome shotgun sequence genome:
- the LOC107468313 gene encoding magnesium-chelatase subunit ChlI, chloroplastic, with amino-acid sequence MASSTLGTCSVALLSSTYPSSSSNHSFQSLSLASGRKLYGGIGICRIKGTSQFSVASVATEVNSVQQAQKIAAKESQRPVYPFPAIVGQDEMKLCLLLNVIDPKIGGVMIMGDRGTGKSTTVRSLVDLLPEIMVVAGDPYNSDPEDPEFMGIEVRERVLKGESLQVVLSKINMVDLPLGATEDRVCGTIDIEKALTEGVKAFEPGLLAKANRGILYVDEVNLLDDHLVDVLLDSAASGWNTVEREGISISHPARFILIGSGNPEEGELRPQLLDRFGMHAQVGTVRDAELRVKIVEERARFDKNPKEFRDSYKAEQEKLQTQISSARSSLSSVQIDQDLKVKISKVCAELNVDGLRGDIVTNRAAKALAALKGRDKVIAEDIATVIPNCLRHRLRKDPLESIDSGVLVIEKFYEVFS; translated from the exons ATGGCGTCGTCCACGCTGGGCACTTGCTCCGTTGCGCTCCTCTCTTCAACTTacccttcttcttcatcaaaccaTTCCTTTCAATCTCTGTCCCTCGCATCAGGCCGCAAGTTGTACGGAGGAATAGGAATCTGTCGTATCAAGGGAACCTCTCAATTTTCTGTAGCCAGCGTTGCCACTGAAGTCAACTCTGTTCAACAG GCTCAGAAGATTGCTGCTAAAGAAAGCCAGAGGCCAGTGTATCCATTTCCTGCAATAGTTGGACAGGATGAGATGAAGCTTTGCCTTCTCCTTAATGTGATTGATCCCAAGATTGGAGGTGTCATGATCATGGGGGATAGAGGCACTGGTAAATCCACAACTGTCAGGTCATTGGTAGATTTGCTTCCTGAAATCATGGTTGTTGCCGGCGACCCTTATAACTCAGACCCAGAGGATCCAGAGTTCATGGGCATTGAAGTCCGAGAGCGCGTGCTGAAAGGAGAGAGCCTTCAGGTTGTCTTAAGCAAGATTAACATGGTTGATTTGCCATTGGGAGCTACAGAAGATAGAGTATGTGGAACAATTGACATTGAGAAAGCCTTAACTGAGGGTGTTAAGGCCTTTGAACCTGGGTTACTAGCTAAAGCTAATAGGGGAATCCTATATGTGGATGAGGTTAATCTTCTGGATGATCACTTGGTGGATGTCTTGTTGGATTCTGCTGCTTCTGGTTGGAACACGGTGGAGAGAGAAGGCATCTCAATCTCACATCCTGCTCGGTTTATCCTAATTGGCTCGGGCAACCCTGAAGAAGGGGAGCTCCGGCCGCAACTGCTGGATAGGTTTGGAATGCATGCTCAAGTGGGGACTGTTAGGGATGCTGAGCTTAGAGTGAAGATTGTTGAGGAGAGAGCTCGATTCGACAAAAACCCAAAGGAGTTCCGGGACTCTTACAAAGCTGAGCAGGAGAAGCTCCAGACACAAATTTCCTCAGCAAGGAGTTCGCTTTCGTCTGTTCAAATAGACCAAGACCTCAAGGTGAAAATCTCAAAGGTTTGTGCAGAGTTGAATGTGGATGGTTTGAGAGGAGACATAGTCACAAATAGAGCTGCAAAAGCTCTGGCTGCTCTGAAGGGAAGAGACAAGGTGATTGCAGAGGATATTGCTACTGTGATCCCTAACTGCTTGAGACATCGTCTTAGAAAGGATCCATTAGAGTCAATAGACTCGGGTGTTCTTGTCATTGAGAAATTTTATGAGGTATTTAGCTGA
- the LOC107468378 gene encoding spermidine coumaroyl-CoA acyltransferase produces MEEAASNTIKISQRTLIFPSRTPFSQNHALPLSPLDNDPNLRLTFRYLRLYISSHPDPYALISSSLSQALLHYYPLAGTLRYRLHDNRLENWCAAGQGVPLIRATAADITLESVNYLDDPDFSFVEQLVPDPGPDEGMEHPCMLQITVFGCGGFTLGAAMHHALNDGMGGSLFFNAVAELARGSSRISVEPVWNREVLLGARNPPRVESALVGEFLSLEKGVLPYQADAGDVVRECFHVQEESLEAFRRSLFEQSGLKFTTFEVLAAYVWRSKVRASEMKDNEVVKLAYSVNIRRVVKPALPDGYWGNGCVPMYVEVSVKDLTERPIWETAELIKKSKSSVSDEYVRSFIDFQAVHYGDGITAGNRVTGFTDWRHLGHSSVDFGSGGPVTVLPLGRNLLGSVHRCFFLPYSTANKKEGFKVLVTLPQHALPVFREDMHVFSP; encoded by the exons ATGGAAGAAGCTGCTTCAAACACCATCAAAATCTCCCAACGCACTCTCATCTTCCCTTCTCGCACTCCCTTCTCCCAAAACCACGCCCTCCCTCTCTCCCCCCTCGACAACGACCCCAACCTCCGCCTCACTTTCCGCTACCTCCGCCTCTACATTTCCTCCCACCCCGACCCCTACGCCCTCATCTCCTCCTCCCTCTCCCAAGCTCTTCTTCACTACTACCCACTCGCCGGAACGCTTCGCTACCGTCTACATGACAACCGCCTCGAGAACTGGTGCGCTGCCGGTCAGGGAGTTCCCCTCATTCGCGCCACCGCCGCAGACATCACCCTCGAATCGGTAAACTACCTCGATGACCCGGATTTCAGCTTCGTTGAGCAGTTAGTACCCGATCCGGGACCCGATGAGGGGATGGAGCACCCCTGCATGCTCCAAATAACGGTGTTTGGGTGCGGTGGGTTCACGCTGGGTGCTGCCATGCACCACGCGCTTAACGACGGTATGGGCGGGAGCTTGTTCTTCAATGCGGTGGCCGAGTTGGCTCGCGGGTCGAGTCGGATATCGGTTGAACCGGTTTGGAACCGTGAGGTATTGTTGGGAGCGAGGAACCCGCCCCGGGTGGAGTCAGCGTTGGTAGGAGAGTTTCTGAGTTTGGAGAAGGGGGTTTTGCCGTACCAAGCGGACGCCGGTGATGTTGTGAGGGAGTGCTTCCACGTTCAGGAGGAGTCCTTGGAAGCGTTCAGGAGATCATTGTTTGAACAATCCGGTCTCAAATTCACCACTTTTGAGGTTCTTGCTGCTTACGTTTGGAGGTCCAA GGTTAGGGCGTCGGAAATGAAGGACAATGAGGTTGTTAAGTTGGCATACTCGGTTAACATACGAAGAGTGGTAAAGCCAGCACTGCCAGATGGGTATTGGGGTAACGGTTGCGTTCCAATGTATGTCGAGGTGAGTGTGAAGGATTTAACAGAAAGGCCCATTTGGGAAACAGCGGAGCTAATCAAGAAGAGCAAGAGCAGCGTGAGTGATGAGTATGTTCGGTCATTCATCGATTTTCAGGCAGTGCATTATGGGGATGGGATCACGGCAGGGAACAGGGTTACTGGGTTCACCGATTGGAGACACTTGGGCCACTCGTCTGTGGACTTTGGATCCGGAGGCCCAGTTACTGTTTTGCCACTTGGCAGGAACCTCCTTGGAAGTGTTCACCGTTGCTTTTTCTTGCCTTATTCAACTGCCAATAAGAAGGAGGGTTTCAAGGTTTTGGTCACTCTGCCTCAACACGCTTTGCCTGTTTTTCGAGAGGATATGCACGTTTTTTCCCCCTAG